In Piliocolobus tephrosceles isolate RC106 chromosome 12, ASM277652v3, whole genome shotgun sequence, one DNA window encodes the following:
- the PLP1 gene encoding myelin proteolipid protein isoform X1, which yields MGLLECCARCLVGAPFASLVATGLCFFGVALFCGCGHEALTGTEKLIETYFSKNYQDYEYLINVIHAFQYVIYGTASFFFLYGALLLAEGFYTTGAVRQIFGDYKTTICGKGLSATVTGGQKGRGSRGQHQAHSLERVCHCLGKWLGHPDKFVGITYALTVVWLLVFACSAVPVYIYFNTWTTCQSIAFPSKTSASIGSLCADARMYGVLPWNAFPGKVCGSNLLSICKTAEFQMTFHLFIAAFVGAAATLISLLTFMIAATYNFAVLKLMGRGTKF from the exons ATGG GCTTGTTAGAGTGCTGTGCAAGATGTCTAGTAGGGGCCCCCTTTGCTTCCCTGGTGGCCACTGGATTGTGTTTCTTTGGGGTGGCACTATTCTGTGGCTGTGGACATGAAGCCCTCACTGGCACAGAAAAGCTAATTGAGACCTATTTCTCCAAAAACTACCAGGACTATGAGTATCTCATCAATGT GATCCATGCCTTCCAGTATGTCATCTATGGAActgcctctttcttcttcctttatggGGCCCTCCTGCTGGCTGAGGGCTTCTACACCACCGGCGCAGTCAGGCAGATCTTTGGCGACTACAAGACCACCATCTGCGGCAAGGGCCTGAGCGCAACGGTAACAGGGGGCCAGAAGGGGAGGGGTTCCAGAGGCCAACATCAAGCTCATTCTTTGGAGCGGGTGTGTCATTGTTTGGGAAAATGGCTAGGACATCCCGACAAG TTTGTGGGCATCACTTATGCCCTGACCGTTGTGTGGCTCCTGGTGTTTGCCTGCTCTGCTGTGCCTGTGTACATTTACTTCAACACCTGGACCACCTGCCAGTCTATTGCCTTCCCCAGCAAGACCTCTGCCAGTATAGGCAGTCTCTGTGCTGATGCCAGAATGTATG GTGTTCTCCCATGGAATGCTTTCCCTGGCAAGGTTTGTGGCTCCAACCTCCTGTCCATCTGCAAAACAGCTGAG TTCCAAATGACCTTCCACCTGTTTATTGCTGCATTTGTGGGGGCTGCAGCTACACTGATTTCCCTG CTCACCTTCATGATTGCTGCCACTTACAACTTTGCCGTCCTTAAACTCATGGGCAGAGGCACCAAGTTCTGA
- the PLP1 gene encoding myelin proteolipid protein isoform X3, with translation MSEGSGREIRSLVLQVLGIHAFQYVIYGTASFFFLYGALLLAEGFYTTGAVRQIFGDYKTTICGKGLSATVTGGQKGRGSRGQHQAHSLERVCHCLGKWLGHPDKFVGITYALTVVWLLVFACSAVPVYIYFNTWTTCQSIAFPSKTSASIGSLCADARMYGVLPWNAFPGKVCGSNLLSICKTAEFQMTFHLFIAAFVGAAATLISLLTFMIAATYNFAVLKLMGRGTKF, from the exons ATGTCTGAAGGGTCGGGCAGGGAGATTAGGTCCCTGGTTCTCCAGGTCCTAGG GATCCATGCCTTCCAGTATGTCATCTATGGAActgcctctttcttcttcctttatggGGCCCTCCTGCTGGCTGAGGGCTTCTACACCACCGGCGCAGTCAGGCAGATCTTTGGCGACTACAAGACCACCATCTGCGGCAAGGGCCTGAGCGCAACGGTAACAGGGGGCCAGAAGGGGAGGGGTTCCAGAGGCCAACATCAAGCTCATTCTTTGGAGCGGGTGTGTCATTGTTTGGGAAAATGGCTAGGACATCCCGACAAG TTTGTGGGCATCACTTATGCCCTGACCGTTGTGTGGCTCCTGGTGTTTGCCTGCTCTGCTGTGCCTGTGTACATTTACTTCAACACCTGGACCACCTGCCAGTCTATTGCCTTCCCCAGCAAGACCTCTGCCAGTATAGGCAGTCTCTGTGCTGATGCCAGAATGTATG GTGTTCTCCCATGGAATGCTTTCCCTGGCAAGGTTTGTGGCTCCAACCTCCTGTCCATCTGCAAAACAGCTGAG TTCCAAATGACCTTCCACCTGTTTATTGCTGCATTTGTGGGGGCTGCAGCTACACTGATTTCCCTG CTCACCTTCATGATTGCTGCCACTTACAACTTTGCCGTCCTTAAACTCATGGGCAGAGGCACCAAGTTCTGA
- the PLP1 gene encoding myelin proteolipid protein isoform X2 yields MGLLECCARCLVGAPFASLVATGLCFFGVALFCGCGHEALTGTEKLIETYFSKNYQDYEYLINVIHAFQYVIYGTASFFFLYGALLLAEGFYTTGAVRQIFGDYKTTICGKGLSATFVGITYALTVVWLLVFACSAVPVYIYFNTWTTCQSIAFPSKTSASIGSLCADARMYGVLPWNAFPGKVCGSNLLSICKTAEFQMTFHLFIAAFVGAAATLISLLTFMIAATYNFAVLKLMGRGTKF; encoded by the exons ATGG GCTTGTTAGAGTGCTGTGCAAGATGTCTAGTAGGGGCCCCCTTTGCTTCCCTGGTGGCCACTGGATTGTGTTTCTTTGGGGTGGCACTATTCTGTGGCTGTGGACATGAAGCCCTCACTGGCACAGAAAAGCTAATTGAGACCTATTTCTCCAAAAACTACCAGGACTATGAGTATCTCATCAATGT GATCCATGCCTTCCAGTATGTCATCTATGGAActgcctctttcttcttcctttatggGGCCCTCCTGCTGGCTGAGGGCTTCTACACCACCGGCGCAGTCAGGCAGATCTTTGGCGACTACAAGACCACCATCTGCGGCAAGGGCCTGAGCGCAACG TTTGTGGGCATCACTTATGCCCTGACCGTTGTGTGGCTCCTGGTGTTTGCCTGCTCTGCTGTGCCTGTGTACATTTACTTCAACACCTGGACCACCTGCCAGTCTATTGCCTTCCCCAGCAAGACCTCTGCCAGTATAGGCAGTCTCTGTGCTGATGCCAGAATGTATG GTGTTCTCCCATGGAATGCTTTCCCTGGCAAGGTTTGTGGCTCCAACCTCCTGTCCATCTGCAAAACAGCTGAG TTCCAAATGACCTTCCACCTGTTTATTGCTGCATTTGTGGGGGCTGCAGCTACACTGATTTCCCTG CTCACCTTCATGATTGCTGCCACTTACAACTTTGCCGTCCTTAAACTCATGGGCAGAGGCACCAAGTTCTGA